Genomic segment of Gouania willdenowi chromosome 17, fGouWil2.1, whole genome shotgun sequence:
gtatttgggtattaactAGTACTGTTGATTAATCagagtcccactcttcacattttagtaaaagtattttcattttcagtttttagcTGTAAATGTCTGATATACTAGCCTCTAAGATTTGAACTCCAGCTATTATAACTGAATTTTGCTATCGGCTGAAACGGATTCTTTAAGATTcccctgcgtcatcaactttcaccaTTAGTCCCGCCTCTCCTATGAAAACTGAAAGGAGGATTGAAATTGATCGACAGCCTAAAAGAGGAAGTCTAACGCTGTGTGCGTTCCtgcggtgatgtttttgactctgtgcttctagaAAAAGCTGTGTTGTGTGTGAGCGCGGACGTTGTGTACGTCTAATCGTTATGTGCGTGAGGTGGTGGGTGAGCCAGGCCGtttcgctgtgtgtgtgtgtgtgtgtgtgtgtgtgtgtgtgtgtgtgtgtgtgtgtgtgtgtgggtgtgtgtgtgtgtgtgtgtgtgtgtgtgtgtgtagacacatcattgtgtgtatcaCTGTTTCTCTCTGCGAACAGCGGTGTGGGCTggcagagtgggcgtgtcttactgctacatcagtaatgcccataatcaagaaTTTCCATcctagtggcagctcagcaaaaagcaggggtttagttactctttaaattgttttctataagcaaaatattgtagtcggacagagggggtacttggattcagaaatgagaaaaaGGGGTACCtgggccaaaaaagtttaagaacctctgatttacacaatgattcatggtttctctgactttttttgctttctgctgcaggccgaattggatgctctaaagggccggatttggcccctatgccttgagtttgacacgggTGGTCTAGATGTATGAAAGTAGTACATTGCATAAAGAAACGCAAAATGCGGCGTGTCCATATGTGAAAAGTGTAGACCCcttcaaagaaaaaacatgcaCTGATTAGGTTTTTCCGCCAACCTTATCTTAATCTTTCGCGACACACTTAATGTATCTGTTAATAGAGGTTATAGATGAGTATAGAGACGGTGGATCTGCTTACATTTCAAACATACAAAGCAAAATATTCAGTAGCTTCCCACATTATGTATGTCAGAATCAGTGTTGGggtgaattataattgtaattgtgtaattttaaaaatctgttgctgttgtaatcgtaattaaattataattgagtttggaaaattgactttgtaattgtaatttctatgaaaattggataaaaaaatgataaatcaaaatttaacacaaaactgggaaaCTGTGAtatagttctacacatatgtaattaTTACAAtaagtttcatatcaagcttttccatatttaattttaccattaaaaaaaacttaaatagaGGGGTAGACTGACAAAAAAAGGCCCAGACGCCCACACCGAAATAAACTAGATGATAGATATGTGTTTTTAGTATatcttacagctgatttaggacttgttatcataagagattctaacagaaagctaacaaaataggaaagttaacttttattaggttatttatttaaggctcagtaattgtgatcatttgaaattgaactttagtaattgagaacataattgcaattgagaatgtaattgtatgtgattttctgagaataaaaaataattgtcagtgtaatcataattgaattgtaagtGAACATGggtaactgaaaatgtaattgtaactgaaaattgtaattgacccctacCCTGGGTAGAATATCTTTATCTATTGTCATCCTACCAGAGCCATCTCTCGTGTCCTTTTGCCAATTTCTCTCTCCACTTGATGGAGCTCGAGGCTCAGCTGTTCGCTAGAGACAGATGTTGCACTTGCGCCCCCTGCTGGCCACTTGGGCTGCTGCTGCCGAGCAACAGGAACTTGGCTCTGGCCGGGCTGCACAGGTTGAACTGTGACTGCACTGCTCTCCCTCTGCAGGAATACATCAGGAAGTAGAGTATGTGATTTTGGACATTTCTAGCATCAAACCGGAACTTGTTTTTAATAAGAGATTTCCTTACCTTATATCATACATTTTGCATGCAATTCATATATTATGTAAAGGAATATGACTACTAAAAATTACTGTTCATAAATGCAATATATCTATAATGTATGTCAGGTCAACTTTTACATGTGGTAGATTATTAAATCAGAGTAATTAggtgaaaaatatttattgcaCTTctgagataattttttttagtaacaGTAACCATACACACCTCCATGCTGTGCATCTGGGTCTGCTGTGAGATCTGATGGTTTACCTGCTGCAGCTCCATCTTCAACTGTTCTCTGTCTGCCGACACGCTGGAAGTACAGTGAACAGagggaacaaaatgtaaaccTTCACAACAgcttagttaaaaaaaacaaaaaataaataaatctgttgtcTAACATTTGTTCTGAAATCTTGAATATTTTTGCACCAGTTGCCAAACAATAATTGGCATGGTTTTTCTTTCGCCTACTTCACTGTTCAAGACTCAACGCATGCCAGGGTGAATGAAATGGTAAACACTGTATTTTGGGGAGCAAAGGGAGGCCTAGATGCTGAATACATAAACCAGGTGCACACTCAATGAAAGATGCTATTATTGCATCACAGGGGAAGGAATTCATAAATCCCTTCATATCATTTCTTATGACATGCAGGTCATAATGGATTCATTCAAACTTAATttctgaattaataaaaaaaaattcagcaaTGGGACTCACCGTGCATTAAAATGTCCCCGAGAGGAAGAGGGAGTCGGATGGGATGAATAAGAAGCTCCACCCCATCCTACATGGCTGTCATACGTGTATTCTGCTGCcacatggggaaaaaaaaacaatagtgtcACAACTACAGAAATtcccatcttttcttttttttttttttaaaccagaaaTGTATTACAACAAAACTTTAGGGCAACACAGAATTTACttcagaaataacaataaaagcaaaataaaatgtaatagatTTATTAATCAGATCGCACCAACAATGGCAACTATATAGAGAAtgttttttgttcacatttttccTCATTAGAAACTTTCAAACCACAGAATAAACCGACTACCAGTGACTGTGTAAGATTCTTCactttaaaatgagaaaaaaatgagactgtgtttagttgttttaATAAGCAGTGGCGCTCATCATTGCCTACCTGGCATGGCCATGTGTTTGGAGCTTGGGGGATTCTGAGGAGTAGAGACCATGGCCTGCACTGGGCCAGTAGTCTGGTAGCCTGTCTTTGAGGTGCGGGAAATGGCACCGAAGCGTGACACTGTGGGCTGGGGACCAAACGGGATGATTGGGTCATCGTCCTTCACTTCTGCACCCCTTCGAGGAGCCTCCAATGAAGTCTCCCTTAAACCCTTAGACTCCACGTTCTGATGGAAGAAGAGGGAAAACAGGTGTTAACGATGAGTATTAGTCTATattgcagtaaaaacattaaaagcctACCATCATCTCCATTGTGCCTGAAACCATAACATCTTTGGGTTTGGCATCTTTTGTGCCGATGTATGAGCCGATAGTCTCACACGACCAAGGAGAGTATTGTCCTGCATAGTCGGGCTCTCTGCATTTCACCAGTGTTTTAGAGCTCTCCTCGCCATACTAACAAGACAAAAAGTGTTGATAAATAACTACACACCTCTAAGAGCGCAACGACACAAAACTGAACCAAATATTACACACCTCAGGAGGATAGTCACTGGGGAAGGGATGTGAGAGAGTTGGTGAGGCAGCAAATGGTGGAGGAGAAATGACCTTCCTCTCTTCCAGCTGGGATAAAAGCTCTTGTCGACGTCGATGCAGGTAGTCCAAACTGGGCTGAGAACCAGTATATGACGGCCCCtaaggcacacacacaaacacataaatcaTGCTCAACTTTCAACTATTACCTAGGTCaacgtttttcaaccttggggttgccttaaatgtctagtaaatgattcaaaacacaaattatattttgtgtttttttagattattattctttttccaattaaaacacCATCACGCAATCGCTCAACAACTGTATCAtgtactttcacttcctcaaatataaatcaagttaaagaaaatgcagtataaaaatgaaGTAgtcattaaataatacaaataaacaatatctatgtcatttttattctttttcaaattaaaacgccatcactgtattttatactttcacttcctcaaatataaatcaagtttaGGAAAATACAGATAAAATTAAGTAGTaatgtattaaataattaaaaaaatatatttttattattattctttttcaaaataaaacaccatctcttaacaactgtattatatactttcactttctcaaatataaatctagtttaaaaaaaatacagtagaaaatgaaatgattaataattttatgctggttctgctggagattccttcctgttaaaagaaaaactgttagaagtgagtttttttcttctcactgttgcttatgcttgttcatgttgatttgttgggttttttccttttgcctttttattacaaattttatattttgacagcgttttgagatgacttttgttgtaattagtgctatatcaataaagttgaatttaatagttcattaaataataattaagtaacagatataatttttttaaattaaaacaccatgacacaatctcaaacaattgtattctatactttcatttcctcaaatataaatctagttaaaaaatacagtataaaaatatctgagctagtGCACCTCGTTACTTTAGTGCTACTCGTaacacacaaacatgatcaaaaagttaggtttctttttgttgtttttaaagtctCTGGGGTCTCtcaaaatgtgtgatatcaaaataaggtcatgacctaaaaaaagttgggaactaCTGACCTAGGTGaacagtgatatatatatatatatatatatacatatatatgtgtgtgtgtgtgtgtgtgtatcaaagATGCTCACCCTGACATAAGCTCTAATCTGTGGAGGGACACCTGGTGGGTAGTAGCCATCTGGTGGGTATCTGTCCCTCGCACTTGGCTCTGGGTGATACAGTGAGTTTGCCTGTCCTGCTGATGAAGGAGGAACATCCAAAGGTGCTGGGCTCATCCTGACAAGCCCCTCCCTCTGAGATTGGTAAGGctgtggaggaggtggagggcCAGAGTAGGCCCCATGGCGGCCTCGGTCAAAGTGTGAAGGATGTGGGTAGGAGAATGGTGGACCCGAGTGAGGGGCCTGGTAAGCACGCTCTGGGGGACCATAACTAGAATACGGGTCCTGGTAAGGGGGTCCAGAATCACTAGGAGGAGGAGGGTTACGAATGTAATCCCGTGTGACATACTGAGGTGGCTGTTGGTACGGGTACCCTGAGAAATGAAATGTAGGTTATTTACAACTCATAATGTTTatataagaaaaaacacatttcgaCTTGTTTCTGATTCACATGTTACGTACTCGAGACACCATTTGTTCACTTGATTTTTACCTGTGGGATACTGTGGGTGGTCGTACTGAGAAGCAGAAGGAGGTGGGCGAGTGTCATAACACATTTCGGTAAGTTGTGGCTGGGGATACACAGGTGACCCTCTGGGTACCACAGACATGTGCTTAACCCCAGAGAGGTGATCTGTAGGCATTCTTGGGTGGGCCATAGCATGAGGTGGTAGAGGCATGCCAGGTTTGGGCactgggtccagactgcaagAACAATAGTTAAATCAATGTAGCAATCTGGTTTTTCTTaagttcttttaaaataaaaaaaacaaaatgtttacgCACATATCAGGAGGTGATCCGGGGCCGCTTGGACTCCCACTATCCATCTTGACAGGTTTACGCAGAAGCTCATATGTGACGGTGTCTGTGCCACGAGCAATGAGCTGGGGCAGAGAGGGAGCACCGCTCCCATTGGTGAGGGGTGAAGGTTTCCGGGACACTGCTACATCAAGAGGAAGGCCCTCATCAGACAATAGACCTCCAGAACCAGGGAGTCGAGCTGCCAGACGCTTATTCATCTTACGATATCTTGGGGGGGAGAGAACAGCATTATAATGCATCGAACAAACTTTTAGTTCCTTTTCAATGGACTTTTAGAGATGTAAGCGCTAATTATATTTCCTGAACTCACTTTTCCAATTCTTCCTGAGAGTGAGCAAAGGTGCAGCTGGCCCCCCGAGGACAGCCTCCTTTCTGCTTCATGTCACGACACATGTATGTCTTATACTTGCTGTGCTGTGGAGGCTTGaaggaaacataaaaaaagcTTGAGTCAACAATCTAACTACACAATTTGGTTTAAAATGCCATTACATTGCTGATATACAATTTAATCATTCATTTCTGTACTCTTATTctatttttggattaatttttaTATAACTGCTGCACACAGAGCTGCTTTGCTCCAAGTGATCACAGTGTTCGGTCTTAAAGCTGTTACAAAATGCCACATGCCAAATCAACTGGGCAGACAGAGATAAGCATCTCTCTCTGCCAGTCCTGAACCATGGTCAACACCCTGCGGACTGGAAAACCTCAGCTGTCTCCCTGTGTTGATAGAATGACGAACAAAGATGGCTGAGGATTTGTAGATGAATTAAGCAAGTTGGAACAATAACCACAAAGTGAATCATGATAAGCAAACTTCTCTACGGTGGAGGGTGTGAACAGTCAAATGCTGTACATTTGCTCTGCACCTAGTCTGAATATAGACTTGCATAGCAAAACTCTGTATAaaacttctgtttttttcaacattGAGGGTTTCTGAGAGTTTAATGCATTCGTTTGGTTTGAGACTAGAGTGCAATTCCTCTTTAGATAAAATTAAGTGTGATACCCAGTTGCTCAAAAAATGAGTGTGAAACCAGTCAGTTATTGTGTGGTGTTAGAAAAGTAAGAATCAAATAATGTCAGTTACTAGAAATATGTGTTCATGTTAGTTTATTGTTTGTGATCCTAATGAAAAGCAGCTAAATATTTACGAtataaaaaggcaaaaacagaataaaatacaaatacaataataaccagaactgcaagcagttatgaaagggggcgaAGGC
This window contains:
- the rc3h1b gene encoding roquin-1 isoform X2 — translated: MPVQAPQWTEFLLCPICTQTFEETVRRPISLGCGHTVCKMCLNKLHRKACPFDQTAISTDIEQLPVNTALLQLVGGQVPKVQPVALITSPEDSQHYEEARQCVEELALYLKPLSNTRGVGLSSTVQSMLSRPMQRKLVTLVHCQLVEEEGRIRATRAARSLGERTVTELILQHQNPQQLSSNLWAAVRARGCQFLGPAMQEEALKLVLLALEDGSALSRKVLVLFVVQRLEPRFPQASKTSIGHVVQLLYRASCFKVTKRDEDSSLMQLKEEFRTYEALRREHDSQIVQIAMEGGLRIAPDQWSSLLYGDQSHKSHMQSIIDKLQTPASFAQSVQELTIALQRTGDPANLNRLRPHLELLANIDPSPDAPPPTWEQLEKGLVAVKTVVHGLVDFIQNHSKKGADPQQPPQHSKYKTYMCRDMKQKGGCPRGASCTFAHSQEELEKYRKMNKRLAARLPGSGGLLSDEGLPLDVAVSRKPSPLTNGSGAPSLPQLIARGTDTVTYELLRKPVKMDSGSPSGPGSPPDILDPVPKPGMPLPPHAMAHPRMPTDHLSGVKHMSVVPRGSPVYPQPQLTEMCYDTRPPPSASQYDHPQYPTGYPYQQPPQYVTRDYIRNPPPPSDSGPPYQDPYSSYGPPERAYQAPHSGPPFSYPHPSHFDRGRHGAYSGPPPPPQPYQSQREGLVRMSPAPLDVPPSSAGQANSLYHPEPSARDRYPPDGYYPPGVPPQIRAYVRGPSYTGSQPSLDYLHRRRQELLSQLEERKVISPPPFAASPTLSHPFPSDYPPEYGEESSKTLVKCREPDYAGQYSPWSCETIGSYIGTKDAKPKDVMVSGTMEMMNVESKGLRETSLEAPRRGAEVKDDDPIIPFGPQPTVSRFGAISRTSKTGYQTTGPVQAMVSTPQNPPSSKHMAMPEYTYDSHVGWGGASYSSHPTPSSSRGHFNARVSADREQLKMELQQVNHQISQQTQMHSMERESSAVTVQPVQPGQSQVPVARQQQPKWPAGGASATSVSSEQLSLELHQVEREIGKRTREMALENQVALDVQQYKMKPTENGQLEHKSQLEEISLALGEVSNGSTSLQDSAVGGSVLSLSSKTSALSLCTDTGPTGSDMAQKNGVVHSCS
- the rc3h1b gene encoding roquin-1 isoform X1, with the translated sequence MPVQAPQWTEFLLCPICTQTFEETVRRPISLGCGHTVCKMCLNKLHRKACPFDQTAISTDIEQLPVNTALLQLVGGQVPKVQPVALITSPEDSQHYEEARQCVEELALYLKPLSNTRGVGLSSTVQSMLSRPMQRKLVTLVHCQLVEEEGRIRATRAARSLGERTVTELILQHQNPQQLSSNLWAAVRARGCQFLGPAMQEEALKLVLLALEDGSALSRKVLVLFVVQRLEPRFPQASKTSIGHVVQLLYRASCFKVTKRDEDSSLMQLKEEFRTYEALRREHDSQIVQIAMEGGLRIAPDQWSSLLYGDQSHKSHMQSIIDKLQTPASFAQSVQELTIALQRTGDPANLNRLRPHLELLANIDPSPDAPPPTWEQLEKGLVAVKTVVHGLVDFIQNHSKKGADPQQPPQHSKYKTYMCRDMKQKGGCPRGASCTFAHSQEELEKYRKMNKRLAARLPGSGGLLSDEGLPLDVAVSRKPSPLTNGSGAPSLPQLIARGTDTVTYELLRKPVKMDSGSPSGPGSPPDILDPVPKPGMPLPPHAMAHPRMPTDHLSGVKHMSVVPRGSPVYPQPQLTEMCYDTRPPPSASQYDHPQYPTGYPYQQPPQYVTRDYIRNPPPPSDSGPPYQDPYSSYGPPERAYQAPHSGPPFSYPHPSHFDRGRHGAYSGPPPPPQPYQSQREGLVRMSPAPLDVPPSSAGQANSLYHPEPSARDRYPPDGYYPPGVPPQIRAYVRGPSYTGSQPSLDYLHRRRQELLSQLEERKVISPPPFAASPTLSHPFPSDYPPEYGEESSKTLVKCREPDYAGQYSPWSCETIGSYIGTKDAKPKDVMVSGTMEMMNVESKGLRETSLEAPRRGAEVKDDDPIIPFGPQPTVSRFGAISRTSKTGYQTTGPVQAMVSTPQNPPSSKHMAMPAEYTYDSHVGWGGASYSSHPTPSSSRGHFNARVSADREQLKMELQQVNHQISQQTQMHSMERESSAVTVQPVQPGQSQVPVARQQQPKWPAGGASATSVSSEQLSLELHQVEREIGKRTREMALENQVALDVQQYKMKPTENGQLEHKSQLEEISLALGEVSNGSTSLQDSAVGGSVLSLSSKTSALSLCTDTGPTGSDMAQKNGVVHSCS